Proteins encoded by one window of Perca fluviatilis chromosome 13, GENO_Pfluv_1.0, whole genome shotgun sequence:
- the LOC120571722 gene encoding tissue alpha-L-fucosidase-like produces the protein MLAVSVFVVALVSQTAARYTADWTSLDARPLPPWYDEAKVGIFVHWGVFSVPGFGSEWFWWHWQGQQPPDQKCVSYMSKNYPPGFSYPEFAPQFQAQFFNPEDWADIFKASGAKYVVLTAKHHEGFTNWESPNSWNWNSVDTGPHRDLVGDLGEAVRNRSLHYGLYNSLYEWFHPLYLIDKKNGFKTQEFVLNKLLPELYNMVVRYRPEVIWSDGDWEAPDTYWNSTQFLAWLYNDSPVKDTIVTNDRWGSGCACKHGGYYNCEDKYTPGQLPKHKWEKCTSVDTFSWGYRRNMKMSELMNLSTIIEDLVHTVALGGNYLLNVGPTPDGMIPAVFEERLRGVGAWLEINGEAIYASAPWRVQYENTTVPVWYTSKGTSVYAIMTTKPPKLTLQLLGPKTSAITKVTLLGNPHPLPWSPVYPNAGLTVLLPELPYSPGQAWTLKLDGIK, from the exons ATGCTAGCCGTGTCCGTCTTCGTCGTTGCTTTGGTCTCTCAAACGGCGGCTCGGTACACTGCGGACTGGACGAGTTTGGACGCCAGACCCCTGCCTCCATGGTACGACGAGGCCAAGGTGGGGATTTTTGTCCACTGGGGTGTGTTTTCTGTCCCCGGGTTTGGTAGCGAGTGGTTTTGGTGGCACTGGCAGGGCCAGCAGCCTCCGGACCAGAAGTGTGTGAGCTACATGTCAAAGAACTACCCGCCTGGATTCAGCTACCCGGAGTTTGCTCCCCAGTTTCAAGCTCAGTTCTTCAACCCGGAGGACTGGGCGGACATTTTCAAGGCTTCTGGTGCAAA ATATGTCGTCCTGACTGCAAAACACCACGAAGGATTTACTAACTGGGAGTCTCCAAACTCCTGGAACTGGAATTCAGTTGATACTGGTCCTCACAGGGACCTAGTGGGAGACCTGGGGGAGGCAGTGCGCAACAG GTCATTGCACTATGGACTCTACAACTCTTTGTATGAGTGGTTCCACCCTCTCTACCTGATTGACAAGAAAAATGGATTCAAAACACAAGAGTTTGTGTTGAATAAACTTCTACCAGAGCTTTATAACATGGTTGTAAG GTACAGACCTGAGGTGATCTGGTCTGACGGGGACTGGGAAGCACCTGACACCTACTGGAACTCCACCCAATTCCTGGCATGGCTCTACAATGACAGCCCTGTCAAA GATACCATTGTGACCAATGACAGATGGGGAAGTGGCTGTGCCTGTAAACATGGTGGCTACTATAACTGTGAAGACAAATACACTCCAGGCCAGCTGCCCAAGCACAAATGGGAGAAGTGCACTTCGGTGGACACGTTTTCCTGGGGTTACCGTCGAAACATGAAGATGAGTGAACTGATGAACTTGTCCACTATCATTGAG GATCTGGTTCACACTGTGGCTCTGGGAGGTAACTACCTTCTGAATGTGGGTCCCACACCTGATGGGATGATACCCGCAGTGTTTGAGGAGAGACTCCGGGGTGTTGGAGCCTGGCTCGAGATCAACGGGGAAGCCATCTACGCTTCTGCACCCTGGAGGGTCCAGTACGAGAACACCACTGTACCAGTCTG GTATACATCCAAAGGGACTTCTGTCTATGCCATCATGACAACCAAACCCCCCAAGCTGACATTGCAACTATTGGGACCCAAAACATCAGCAATCACTAAG
- the zbtb8b gene encoding zinc finger and BTB domain-containing protein 8B: MEVPCYLPKLLFELNEQRKRDFFCDCSILVEGRVFKAHRNVLFAGSGYFRALLVHYLQDSGQRYSTASLDIVTADAFSIILDFLYSGRLALNRSNVIEVMSAGSYLQMTDLVNFCKGYIRSSLEICNKEKERNTEKENQAQDGGIGPADSGTPAASVSSGAGAAEPHSQAAEADTGPCLGPETVTSARTPLSNPVATTLGTSRDMDSDYHSREEFASGSEGQKGHMDQTNLSSSSSSALTPELVNPKIEYDPDEELMESPDTKDLASYPGPSLHHPHHSRLLPPSPSNERSPLGYSPSFNARHLMEMLARGEGPSPMGDRVGQRFTQTGGGRIDEGLGFAGSSIMEIQSDWLGEDTGDGLVVPVKLHKCPFCPYTAKQKGIMKRHIRCHTGERPFPCPMCGKRFTRQEHLRSHALSVHRHCWPVSCKSCRRTFTGSSVSPGLRRFGICDSCNCVTTTHDDSASVHPASQPEPMERADGGTDWSSFMDDVDEVEVGRVEDLVEKQMLERQLAVCTDVDNTVNL; the protein is encoded by the exons ATGGAAGTGCCTTGCTACCTGCCCAAACTGCTCTTTGAGCTCAATGAGCAGCGTAAGAGGGACTTCTTCTGTGACTGCAGCATCCTCGTCGAAGGCCGTGTCTTCAAGGCCCATCGTAATGTGTTGTTTGCTGGGAGCGGCTATTTCCGTGCTCTTCTGGTTCACTATCTGCAG GATAGCGGGCAGCGCTACAGCACCGCATCGCTGGACATTGTGACGGCCGATGCCTTCTCTATTATCCTGGACTTCCTTTACTCTGGCCGCTTGGCCCTGAACAGAAGCAATGTCATCGAGGTGATGTCAGCAGGAAGCTACCTGCAGATGACCGATCTGGTGAACTTTTGTAAGGGATACATCCGCTCATCTTTGGAAATATGCaacaaggagaaggagaggaacaccgagaaggagaaccaggcaCAGGATGGAGGGATAGGTCCTGCAGACAGCGGCACTCCTGCTGCGTCAGTCTCCAGTGGTGCGGGGGCCGCTGAGCCTCATTCACAGGCTGCAGAGGCAGATACAGGGCCGTGTTTAGGTCCGGAGACTGTGACCTCGGCTAGAACCCCCTTGTCTAACCCTGTCGCCACAACTCTGGGCACCAGCAGAGACATGGACAGCGACTACCATTCCAGGGAGGAATTTGCATCTGGGAGTGAAGGACAGAAGGGACACATGGATCAGACAAACCTCTCATCCTCGTCGTCGTCTGCCCTGACCCCAGAGTTGGTGAACCCCAAGATAGAGTATGACCCCGACGAGGAGCTAATGGAGTCCCCCGACACCAAAGACCTGGCCTCGTATCCCGGGCCCTCTCTCCATCACCCTCATCATAGCAGACTGCTCCCTCCCTCGCCCTCCAATGAGCGCTCTCCCCTGGGATACAGCCCTTCCTTTAATGCCAGGCACCTGATGGAGATGCTGGCCAGAGGTGAAGGCCCCAGTCCTATGGGGGACAGAGTGGGACAGCGCTTTACCCAAACAGGAGGAGGCAGAATTGACGAGGGTTTAGGGTTTGCGGGATCATCTATCATGGAGATCCAGTCTGATTGGCTCGGAGAGGACACAG gCGATGGTTTGGTAGTGCCAGTGAAACTCCACAAGTGCCCATTCTGCCCGTACACCGCCAAGCAGAAGGGGATCATGAAGAGACACATCCGCTGCCACACAGGAGAGAGGCCCTTCCCCTGTCCCATGTGTGGCAAGAGGTTCACAAGACAGGAGCACCTCCGCAGCCATGCCCTCAGT GTCCACAGGCACTGCTGGCCAGTATCATGCAAGAGCTGCAGGCGAACCTTCACTGGATCCAGCGTTTCACCAGGACTCAGGCGCTTCGGCATCTGCGACAGCTGCAACTGCGTGACCACCACCCACGATGATTCCGCCTCCGTTCACCCCGCCAGCCAACCAGAGCCCATGGAACGCGCAGACGGGGGTACAGATTGGTCCAGTTTTATGGACGACGTAGATGAGGTGGAGGTTGGCAGGGTGGAGGACTTGGTAGAGAAACAAATGCTTGAAAGGCAGCTGGCTGTCTGCACTGATGTCGACAACACAGTGAATCTGTAG
- the LOC120571915 gene encoding tissue alpha-L-fucosidase-like: MSLPMRPTCIIPSICVILMCAHGCTARYAANWTSLDARPLPKWFDEAKIGIFVHWGVFSVPGFGQFSEWFWYWWRSQKRTEEVKFMQKNYPPGFKYADFASEFRAEFFQPDNWADIFKASGARYVVFTSKHHEGFTNWPSAGSWNWNSVDVGPHRDLVGELATAIRKKSLHFGLYHSLYEWYHPLYLSDQASGYKTQNFVAQKALPELVDLVMSYKPDLIWSDGDWEAPDTYWNSTEFLAWLYNDSPIKDVVVTNDRWGKGCYCKHGGYYNCADRYTPGKLPDHKWEKCQSIDSRSWGYRRDMMLSELMDLPSIIKDMVYVVALGGNYLLNIGPMSDGMIAPVFEERLRGLGAWLGINGEAIYASKPWRVQQENSTVTVWYTANTKTVYAIILGWPSKQPFQLTAPKTSGATQVTLLDYPNVPLKWAPVTPTGLTIVMPPMPASPGDAWCLKLEGVV; encoded by the exons ATGTCCCTTCCAATGCGGCCTACGTGCATTATACCTTCGATTTGTGTCATTCTTATGTGCGCACATGGCTGTACAGCGCGCTACGCAGCGAACTGGACCAGTCTGGATGCCAGACCCCTGCCCAAGTGGTTCGACGAGGCGAAGATCGGGATTTTCGTCCACTGGGGGGTCTTCTCGGTCCCCGGCTTCGGGCAGTTTAGTGAGTGGTTTTGGTACTGGTGGCGCTCCCAAAAGCGCACTGAAGAAGTTAAGTTCATGCAGAAGAACTACCCGCCGGGCTTCAAATACGCGGATTTTGCGTCCGAGTTTCGCGCAGAGTTCTTCCAACCGGACAACTGGGCAGACATATTCAAAGCCTCTGGAGCCAG GTATGTGGTTTTCACATCCAAACACCATGAAGGATTCACAAACTGGCCCTCAGCGGGCTCTTGGAACTGGAACTCAGTGGATGTAGGTCCTCACCGGGACCTGGTGGGAGAACTGGCCACAGCTATCAGGAAGAA GTCCCTGCACTTTGGTCTCTACCACTCTCTATATGAATGGTACCATCCCCTTTACTTGTCGGACCAAGCCTCTGGATATAAGACTCAGAATTTTGTTGCCCAAAAGGCTCTTCCAGAACTAGTGGACCTCGTGATGTCGTACAAACCTGATCTGATCTGGTCTGACGGGGACTGGGAAGCACCAGATACCTACTGGAACTCCACCGAGTTCCTGGCCTGGCTCTACAATGACAGCCCAATCAAG GATGTGGTGGTTACCAATGACAGGTGGGGTAAGGGCTGCTACTGCAAACATGGAGGCTACTACAACTGCGCAGACAGGTACACGCCTGGTAAACTTCCAGACCACAAATGGGAGAAATGCCAGTCCATCGACAGCCGTTCCTGGGGCTACCGAAGGGACATGATGCTGAGTGAACTCATGGACCTGCCGTCCATCATTAAG GACATGGTGTATGTGGTGGCATTGGGTGGTAACTACCTGCTGAACATTGGGCCGATGTCAGATGGCATGATTGCCCCGGTGTTTGAGGAGAGGCTGAGGGGACTTGGTGCCTGGTTGGGGATTAATGGGGAGGCCATCTATGCTTCCAAACCCTGGAGGGTCCAGCAGGAGAACAGCACTGTCACCGTCTG GTACACTGCTAACACCAAAACAGTTTACGCCATAATCCTTGGCTGGCCGTCCAAACAACCATTTCAGCTCACAGCACCAAAGACGTCTGGAGCCACACAA GTTACACTACTGGACTATCCTAATGTTCCACTGAAGTGGGCACCAGTTACACCAACAGGACTGACTATTGTTATGCCTCCAATGCCAGCATCTCCTGGGGATGCCTGGTGTCTGAAACTGGAGGGAGTGGTCTAA